A part of Misgurnus anguillicaudatus chromosome 6, ASM2758022v2, whole genome shotgun sequence genomic DNA contains:
- the olfml1 gene encoding olfactomedin-like protein 3: protein MFLAIILLLLFGTGQTQRTSSDFMMQYFQRQLQQLEGRMIRCEQDFQQFSQRMYDMSKEIHGQTNTVNVLRSEVKDHVDTIAMRFDRLERDVEYLHNNIPDTAHVEIEDSLLDQQVKEAKHKKTAGIPKDKDCSSEVTGIKSLKIVKKAGDIAGSWMKDPTKGSSKIYFFSGTKNSTLLAYASLKTFTDTNSTKKTEVIHLPFPWHGTGHVVYNGFVYYHRADTKNEILKVHLSNRTVTDRLLLPAAGLMPVYSLNPHTLLDLAWDEMGLWLIHADPDFGDNLVITKLDHSSLAVEHTWDTNCNSREAEAAFMVCGTLYVVYNSNSVGRSSIQCVFDIHDTIYTESTPMLFFPKRYTSHSALRYYPKDKQLYAWDDGYQTIYKLDFNKVTTT, encoded by the exons GGACGAATGATCAGATGTGAGCAGGACTTCCAGCAGTTCAGTCAAAGGATGTACGACATGTCCAAGGAGATACACGGCCAAACAAATACGGTGAATGTGTTACGATCAGAGGTCAAAGATCATGTGGACACCATAGCTATGCGCTTCGATCGCTTGGAAAGGGATGTGGAATACCTGCACAATAATATTCCTGACACAGCTCATGTTGAGATTGAGGACTCACTGCTCGACCAACAAGTTAAAGAGGCCAAACATAAAAAGACGGCTGGAATTCCCAAAGACAAAG attGCAGTTCTGAGGTTACGGGTATCAAGTCCCTAAAAATTGTAAAGAAGGCTGGCGACATTGCTGGATCCTGGATGAAGGATCCAACTAAGGGTTCTTCTAAGATTTACTTTTTTAGTGGCACTAAAAACAGTACACTTTTGGCCTATGCCTCTTTGAAGACTTTCACGGACACAAACTCTACCAAAAAGACCGAAGTCATCCATCTTCCTTTCCCTTGGCATGGAACAGGCCATGTGGTCTATAACGGCTTTGTATACTACCACCGTGCCGACACCAAGAACGAGATCCTGAAGGTCCACCTCAGTAACCGCACGGTGACAGATCGATTGTTGCTCCCTGCGGCTGGACTGATGCCTGTATATTCCCTCAACCCTCACACCCTGCTGGATCTCGCTTGGGATGAAATGGGCCTATGGTTGATCCACGCAGACCCGGACTTTGGCGACAACTTGGTGATCACCAAGCTGGACCACAGCAGTCTGGCTGTGGAGCACACCTGGGATACCAACTGCAACAGCCGTGAAGCAGAAGCAGCTTTCATGGTCTGTGGGACTTTGTACGTGGTCTACAACTCTAACTCTGTTGGGAGGTCAAGCATTCAGTGCGTGTTTGATATTCACGATACCATCTACACTGAGAGCACCCCAATGCTTTTCTTCCCAAAGCGTTACACCAGCCACTCCGCTTTACGTTACTACCCCAAGGACAAACAGCTCTATGCATGGGATGATGGCTATCAAACCATTTATAAGTTAGATTTTAACAAAGTCACAACAACCTAA